In one Mucilaginibacter sp. PAMB04168 genomic region, the following are encoded:
- the dnaE gene encoding DNA polymerase III subunit alpha has protein sequence MPDFSHLHVHTQFSLLDGAADISKLYKKAAADGMKALAITDHGNMFGVFKFVAEAAKHNVKPIVGCEFYVVEDRHKKQFTKEKKDVRHHQLFLAKNAEGYRNLIKLCSLGYMEGLYSKWPRIDKELILKYHKGLIATTCCIGASVPQAILKKTEEEAEAEFKWWLDIFGEDYYIEVQRHEIPEQEIINNTLRKFAQKHQVKIICSNDSHYVDQQDANAHDILLCVNTGDMQSTPIATDEEGGKGYRFGFPNDQFYFKTQAEMAQLFHDIPESLDNTNEIVDKVDVLKLKRDIMLPNFPIPPEFKIHDGPESDVLNQWEYLKHLTMTGARERYVDFTPEVEERINFELFTIKTMGFAGYFLIVADFIKEGRNMGVFIGPGRGSAAGSVVAYCTGITNIDPIKYNLLFERFLNPDRKSMPDIDTDFDDAGRQRVIDYVVDKYGKNQVAQIITYGSMAARTSIQDVGRVLDMPLSEVNAMKKLVPDTLGINLKTAIEQVPELQAIKNGNDLRATVLREAEKLEGSVRNTGVHAAGIIIAPDDLTNIVPVATAKDSDLLVTQYDGRVIEDAGVIKMDFLGLKTLTIIKDALRLIKQNHGVEIDIDYIPLDDQKTYELYQRGDTNGTFQFESDGMQMYLRDLKPDRFEDLIAMNALYRPGPIEYIPSFIKRKHGLEPVAFDLPDMEEYLGETYGITVYQEQVMLLSQKLAGFSKGDADVLRKAMGKKQIEVLNKMEAQFMDGAAAKGHPKDKLTKIWTDWKAFAQYAFNKSHSTCYAFVAYQTAYLKAHYPPEYMAAVLNNQNSIDKISFFMEETRRMGIKVLGPDVNESDMAFAVNKAGDVRFGLTGVKGVGDKAIESIIEERNERGPYKSIFDFAQRSNVRNVNKKSYENLVYSGGFDSFGLNRSCFFAKTENGLLTGIERLIKYSNDYQNTKNSSQSSLFGGTVEAYIPEPALPECEEWPLIEKLKYEKDVIGIYLTGHPLDNYKLELEKYCQNKVSDLKILVAMRNGEAPPEIMERFAHLRKQGELTIGGLMANVQHKMTKTGKPFGTFVIEDYFDSYEFALFGDDYIKFRNLLGDGYFIQIKGNVEEKYRQKDNWDLRLSAINLLSEMRDKMTKSLTVCLHLHNINEQLVESLERMVEANNQKYEVKNCALRFMVKDSEDTLFIDLPSKTCRVNPSDDLLESIYALTNVQPVLK, from the coding sequence ATGCCTGATTTTTCTCATTTACACGTACATACCCAATTCTCACTGCTAGACGGTGCTGCCGATATATCTAAACTTTATAAAAAAGCAGCTGCCGATGGCATGAAAGCCCTTGCCATAACCGACCATGGTAACATGTTTGGTGTGTTTAAATTTGTGGCCGAGGCTGCTAAGCACAATGTAAAACCCATTGTGGGCTGCGAGTTTTACGTAGTAGAAGACCGCCATAAAAAGCAGTTCACCAAAGAGAAAAAGGATGTTCGTCATCACCAGTTATTCCTGGCAAAGAATGCCGAGGGTTACCGCAATTTGATAAAGCTGTGCTCCCTAGGGTATATGGAGGGCTTGTATAGTAAATGGCCTCGTATTGATAAGGAACTTATTTTAAAATATCACAAAGGGTTAATAGCCACTACCTGCTGTATCGGTGCATCGGTACCACAGGCTATTCTCAAAAAAACAGAGGAGGAAGCTGAAGCTGAGTTTAAATGGTGGCTGGATATTTTTGGTGAGGACTACTATATAGAGGTGCAACGCCATGAAATACCCGAGCAAGAGATCATCAACAATACGTTGCGGAAGTTTGCCCAAAAGCACCAGGTAAAAATAATCTGCTCCAACGACTCGCATTACGTTGACCAGCAGGATGCCAACGCGCACGATATTTTGCTGTGTGTAAATACCGGCGATATGCAGAGCACGCCCATTGCTACCGACGAGGAAGGCGGTAAAGGCTATCGCTTCGGTTTCCCGAACGATCAGTTCTATTTTAAAACGCAGGCCGAAATGGCCCAGTTGTTTCATGATATTCCAGAATCGTTGGATAATACCAACGAGATTGTTGATAAGGTAGACGTGCTGAAGCTGAAGCGCGACATCATGCTGCCTAATTTCCCTATACCGCCCGAGTTTAAGATACACGATGGACCCGAATCTGACGTGCTGAACCAGTGGGAATACCTTAAGCACCTTACCATGACCGGTGCGCGCGAACGGTATGTTGATTTTACGCCCGAGGTTGAGGAACGCATTAACTTTGAGCTGTTCACCATTAAAACCATGGGTTTTGCAGGTTACTTCTTAATCGTGGCCGACTTTATTAAGGAAGGCCGAAACATGGGCGTGTTCATTGGGCCCGGCCGTGGTTCTGCGGCGGGATCAGTGGTGGCCTATTGTACGGGTATCACTAATATAGATCCTATAAAATATAACCTGCTTTTCGAGAGGTTTCTGAACCCCGACCGTAAATCCATGCCCGATATTGATACCGACTTTGATGATGCCGGTCGCCAGCGGGTTATTGACTATGTGGTTGATAAATATGGTAAGAATCAGGTGGCCCAGATCATAACTTATGGTTCTATGGCCGCACGTACCAGTATACAGGACGTAGGCCGGGTGCTCGATATGCCGCTGAGCGAGGTAAACGCCATGAAAAAACTGGTGCCCGATACCTTGGGCATCAACCTTAAAACGGCTATTGAGCAAGTACCCGAACTGCAGGCTATAAAAAACGGTAACGATTTACGAGCCACTGTGCTGCGCGAGGCCGAAAAGCTGGAAGGCTCGGTACGTAACACAGGTGTGCATGCTGCGGGTATCATCATTGCGCCAGACGATTTAACCAATATTGTTCCGGTTGCAACGGCTAAAGATTCGGACCTGCTGGTTACCCAGTATGACGGTCGTGTAATTGAAGATGCCGGTGTAATTAAGATGGACTTTTTGGGTTTAAAAACCCTTACTATTATTAAGGATGCCCTGCGCCTCATTAAGCAAAACCATGGCGTTGAAATTGATATAGACTATATACCGCTCGATGATCAAAAGACATATGAGCTATACCAACGTGGCGATACCAACGGTACATTTCAGTTTGAAAGTGATGGTATGCAAATGTACCTGCGCGACCTGAAGCCCGATAGGTTTGAGGATTTGATTGCCATGAACGCCCTTTACCGCCCGGGTCCGATAGAGTACATCCCCAGCTTTATTAAGCGTAAGCACGGCTTAGAGCCCGTGGCGTTCGATTTGCCTGATATGGAAGAGTACCTGGGCGAAACCTATGGCATTACGGTGTACCAGGAACAGGTAATGCTTTTATCGCAAAAGTTGGCCGGCTTTAGTAAAGGCGATGCCGACGTTTTGCGTAAGGCCATGGGTAAAAAGCAAATTGAGGTACTTAACAAGATGGAAGCCCAGTTTATGGACGGGGCAGCGGCCAAAGGCCACCCAAAAGATAAGCTTACTAAAATTTGGACCGACTGGAAAGCTTTTGCACAATACGCTTTCAATAAATCGCACTCCACCTGTTACGCATTTGTGGCTTACCAAACGGCCTACTTAAAGGCGCATTACCCGCCCGAGTATATGGCTGCGGTATTAAATAACCAGAACAGCATTGATAAGATTTCTTTCTTCATGGAAGAAACCCGCCGGATGGGTATCAAAGTTTTGGGACCCGATGTGAACGAATCGGACATGGCCTTTGCCGTAAATAAAGCGGGCGATGTGCGCTTTGGTTTAACCGGTGTAAAAGGCGTGGGCGATAAGGCGATTGAAAGTATTATAGAGGAGCGTAACGAGCGCGGCCCTTACAAATCTATATTCGATTTTGCACAGCGCAGTAACGTGCGCAACGTTAACAAAAAATCATACGAAAACCTGGTGTATAGTGGTGGGTTTGATAGCTTTGGTTTAAATCGTTCGTGCTTTTTTGCCAAAACCGAAAACGGCTTGCTCACCGGTATAGAGCGTTTGATAAAATATAGTAACGATTACCAGAACACCAAAAATAGTTCGCAATCATCATTATTTGGCGGAACAGTAGAAGCTTATATACCCGAGCCTGCTCTGCCCGAGTGCGAAGAGTGGCCGCTGATTGAGAAGCTGAAGTATGAAAAGGATGTGATTGGTATCTATCTAACCGGTCACCCGTTAGATAATTACAAGCTGGAGCTGGAAAAATATTGCCAGAACAAGGTATCGGACCTTAAAATATTAGTTGCCATGCGTAACGGCGAGGCACCGCCCGAAATTATGGAACGCTTTGCTCACTTGCGCAAGCAGGGCGAACTTACCATTGGCGGCTTAATGGCTAACGTGCAGCACAAAATGACCAAAACCGGCAAGCCCTTTGGTACCTTTGTAATAGAAGATTACTTTGACAGCTACGAGTTCGCGCTTTTTGGCGATGACTACATTAAATTCCGAAACCTGCTGGGCGACGGCTACTTTATACAAATTAAAGGTAACGTAGAAGAAAAATACCGCCAGAAGGATAACTGGGATTTGCGCCTCTCGGCCATCAACCTGTTATCTGAAATGCGCGATAAAATGACAAAGTCCCTCACGGTGTGTCTGCATCTGCATAACATTAATGAGCAATTGGTAGAAAGCCTGGAGCGCATGGTTGAAGCCAATAACCAAAAGTACGAGGTGAAAAATTGTGCCTTACGCTTTATGGTGAAGGATAGCGAGGATACTTTGTTTATAGACCTCCCATCCAAAACATGCCGCGTAAACCCAAGCGACGATCTGCTGGAAAGTATTTATGCGTTAACTAACGTACAGCCGGTGCTGAAGTAA
- a CDS encoding translocation/assembly module TamB domain-containing protein: MQVSNLDTPLHFAQEAGGIVFVLLQTHIKLHLENLLKLEKFGRIALKTILWIVGSVIFLVLLVVLLIQVPAVQQFAKNKAVSFLEGKIHTKVEIGHITIGFPKMLVLEDVYFEDQKRDTLIAGDKLKVDISMMKLLKSQVEINEINLQGITAKISRGADSTFNFDYIIKAFAGEQKKEPKPTDTTSSMKFALDKIILDRINIAYKDVTTGNDVKFLLGHFDTRIKTFDLDSMRFAIPKINLSDVNARIIQTPAGSTIAQTNAVDTATTPLNLKLELGTIDFSKIKVDYRTKEMSTVTNLGKLLVEMDKIDLKNQRVGVKSITLNDTKANLRLSKPESVAKAIEKGVKKLDTLVTAPKSSAPWRATVGKITFANNDIKFDNDATAPLRRGLDFAHMDIKNLSTDIDDLAYTTDTITGKVNQFTFSDKSGFNLKQFHTSFLYGPKSAYLKDLYVETPQTVIQRNLEVTYPSIESLTKNIGALGINANLDGSRLGLRDVLLLMPTMASMEPFRSTPNAVLRINGRVSGRVNDLRIQNFELIGLSNTHIKTSAVLRGLPDVNKAYFDVNLADFTTSRRDIMRLAPRGTIPPSVSIPEYMSLKGKLKGNMANLATQMNLRSSYGSADVTANVKNATNINRIQYAAKVRVNNLNAGALTKQPQTVGRLTLTANVEGAGADPKHLNVRFAANVVSAQVKGYTYRNLVAKGSARNGSYVANARMKDPNINFSLDAKANMNKKYPSVNATMMIDSINLQKLNFVKDDMRFHGKLVANLPTADPDFLNGSVLLTDMLVVNKGQRIQLDTVSVVSTANADSSSLRLSTPFLSAHLGGKYKLTQIGTALQDNINKYFNTALAAAPTTRGGAVKTPPYSPQQFNFDLRMVKTPLVTQFVPDLKQLDPIVINGRFNSQSGELLVNGSIPRVVYGTNIVSNGKLNINTNNALNYSLTFDQIQAGSSLKLLYPSITGNAANDKLNLSLQVRDAARKERYRIAGVFSVLPSAYQFNFLQNGLLLDYTEWAVNPNNMFQYGNKGILARDFAITSNNQVLSINSNPPQANAPLTVQFTNFHIETLTRLAQQDSLLVGGTINGNAVVSNLQASPVFVANMNVGDFSFKGDTVGNIAIKVNNQTANAYAANVSITGKGNQVDLTGMYYTAPEGRMDLNLNIVNLSMKSVEGFSFGNIRRASGNITGGLKITGTTTAPSVRGDIKFNQVGFNVSMLNSYFTMPNESISFTSEGVRFNDFTLVDSTGNKAVVTGAVYTKTYTDFRFGIDMRMDNFRAVNSTRADNKLFYGQLYVDSRVKIRGDMNKPIVDASLTVNDKTDMTFVLPTTDPSIEDRKGVVEFVSKDPNLDSILIAKRLDSLRKSDVTGLDLNATLNVSKNANFNIVIDERNGDVVHIKGDAQLSAGIDPSGKINLTGTYTVNEGSYQLSYGPVNRLFRFKQGSTIVWNGDPTNATVDLTAIYVANIPPIDLVENQSAGTDAQSGMYKQKLPFNVNLSLRDQLLTPRIGFDIVLPDSNYTVQPDVIDAVNVRLGQIRRDPNEMNKQVLGVLVLGHFIGDNPLQSQGGSAGVEGAVRNSVSSLLSNQLNKLAGNMIGGFDLNFDLQSGQDYSTGTEQNRTDLNVGLSKRFLNDRLTVTIGNNFQLEGKQQPGQQSSTIAGNVSVNYRLTKDGRYMLRAYRRDQYIVIQGQVIETGVGFSLNVDYNRFKEIFSKNSREEKALLRQKKREEKERKEQQEEKEKQQQPAEEPKQTTTATTN, translated from the coding sequence ATGCAGGTTTCTAACTTAGATACCCCTCTGCACTTCGCTCAGGAAGCCGGAGGCATAGTGTTTGTACTACTTCAAACACACATCAAACTCCACCTTGAAAATCTACTAAAATTGGAAAAATTTGGACGTATAGCTTTAAAAACCATTCTTTGGATAGTTGGCAGTGTCATTTTTCTGGTGCTGCTTGTAGTTCTTTTGATACAAGTACCCGCTGTACAACAATTCGCAAAAAATAAAGCCGTAAGCTTTTTAGAAGGTAAAATTCATACCAAAGTTGAAATTGGTCACATCACCATCGGCTTTCCGAAAATGCTGGTTTTGGAAGACGTTTACTTTGAAGATCAGAAACGCGATACCCTTATTGCAGGCGACAAACTGAAGGTTGACATCAGCATGATGAAACTGCTGAAAAGCCAGGTTGAAATTAACGAAATTAACTTGCAAGGCATTACTGCCAAAATAAGCCGCGGTGCCGACAGTACCTTTAACTTCGATTACATTATTAAGGCCTTTGCCGGCGAGCAAAAAAAGGAACCTAAACCAACCGATACTACCTCCAGCATGAAGTTTGCGCTGGATAAGATCATCCTCGACCGTATTAACATTGCCTATAAGGATGTAACTACAGGCAACGACGTTAAATTTTTGCTGGGCCACTTTGACACCCGCATTAAGACTTTTGATTTGGACAGCATGCGGTTCGCTATCCCTAAGATAAACCTGAGCGATGTTAACGCCCGCATTATACAAACCCCGGCAGGATCTACCATCGCCCAAACCAACGCTGTTGATACCGCTACTACGCCGCTTAATCTGAAATTGGAGCTGGGTACCATCGATTTTTCTAAAATTAAGGTTGATTACCGCACTAAAGAAATGTCTACCGTTACCAACCTGGGTAAATTACTGGTTGAGATGGATAAGATAGACCTTAAGAACCAGCGCGTGGGTGTTAAGAGCATTACGTTAAATGACACCAAAGCTAACCTGCGTTTGTCTAAACCCGAATCGGTTGCTAAAGCGATAGAGAAAGGTGTTAAAAAGCTGGATACACTGGTAACCGCGCCTAAAAGTAGTGCACCGTGGCGCGCTACTGTAGGCAAAATCACCTTCGCCAATAACGACATTAAGTTTGACAACGATGCTACAGCGCCCCTGCGTCGGGGTTTGGACTTTGCCCACATGGACATTAAAAATCTATCTACCGATATTGATGACCTGGCTTATACAACCGATACCATTACCGGTAAGGTAAACCAATTTACCTTCAGCGACAAAAGTGGTTTTAACCTGAAACAGTTTCACACGAGCTTTTTATACGGTCCAAAAAGTGCTTACCTGAAAGACTTATATGTAGAAACGCCGCAAACAGTTATTCAACGTAATTTAGAAGTAACCTACCCCAGCATTGAAAGCCTGACTAAGAACATTGGCGCTTTAGGTATTAACGCCAATTTGGACGGCAGCCGTTTGGGATTGCGCGATGTGTTGCTGCTGATGCCTACAATGGCCAGCATGGAACCTTTCAGAAGCACGCCTAATGCGGTATTACGCATAAACGGCCGGGTGAGTGGCCGGGTAAACGATTTACGGATACAAAACTTTGAACTGATAGGCCTATCTAATACACACATTAAAACATCGGCCGTACTACGCGGACTGCCCGATGTAAACAAAGCTTACTTTGATGTAAACCTGGCCGATTTTACCACCAGCCGCCGCGATATTATGCGCCTGGCACCACGGGGCACCATTCCGCCGAGCGTAAGCATACCAGAATACATGAGCTTAAAAGGCAAGTTGAAAGGCAATATGGCTAACCTGGCCACGCAAATGAACTTGCGCTCGAGCTATGGTAGTGCCGATGTAACTGCCAACGTGAAGAATGCTACCAACATCAACCGCATACAATACGCCGCCAAAGTGCGGGTAAATAACCTTAACGCAGGCGCGCTAACAAAGCAGCCCCAAACCGTAGGACGCTTAACCCTTACGGCCAATGTGGAAGGTGCCGGAGCTGATCCAAAACATTTGAACGTGCGTTTTGCAGCTAATGTTGTGAGCGCGCAGGTTAAAGGCTACACTTATCGCAATCTGGTTGCTAAAGGCAGCGCCCGCAACGGCAGCTATGTGGCTAATGCCCGCATGAAAGACCCGAACATCAACTTTAGTTTGGATGCAAAGGCTAACATGAACAAGAAGTATCCGTCTGTCAATGCAACGATGATGATAGACAGCATTAACCTGCAAAAATTGAACTTTGTAAAGGATGATATGCGTTTTCATGGCAAGCTGGTGGCTAATTTGCCAACTGCCGACCCGGATTTTCTGAACGGTAGCGTCCTGCTAACCGACATGCTGGTTGTAAACAAAGGCCAGCGCATACAGCTAGATACCGTGAGTGTGGTATCCACCGCTAACGCCGATAGTAGCAGCCTTCGCCTAAGCACGCCATTTTTAAGCGCCCATTTGGGTGGTAAATACAAGCTTACCCAAATAGGCACCGCACTGCAAGATAACATTAACAAGTACTTCAACACCGCTTTAGCCGCTGCCCCAACCACACGTGGCGGTGCAGTTAAAACGCCACCTTATTCGCCACAGCAGTTTAACTTTGACCTGCGCATGGTAAAAACACCGCTAGTTACACAGTTTGTTCCTGATTTGAAACAGCTGGATCCTATAGTGATTAACGGCCGCTTTAACAGTCAATCCGGTGAATTACTGGTAAACGGTTCTATACCGCGTGTGGTATACGGCACTAACATTGTAAGCAATGGCAAGCTGAACATTAATACAAACAACGCATTAAACTATAGCTTAACTTTCGACCAGATACAGGCCGGCTCGAGCTTAAAGCTGCTTTATCCAAGTATAACTGGCAACGCCGCAAATGATAAACTGAACCTGAGCCTGCAAGTACGTGATGCTGCCCGCAAAGAGCGTTACCGTATTGCCGGTGTTTTCAGTGTATTGCCAAGCGCTTACCAGTTCAACTTCCTGCAAAACGGTTTATTACTCGATTATACCGAGTGGGCTGTTAACCCTAACAACATGTTCCAGTATGGCAATAAAGGCATCCTGGCACGCGATTTTGCCATCACCAGTAACAATCAGGTACTAAGTATCAACAGCAACCCACCGCAGGCCAATGCACCGCTAACTGTCCAATTCACTAATTTCCATATAGAAACTTTAACCCGTTTAGCTCAACAGGATTCCTTACTGGTAGGTGGTACCATTAACGGTAACGCCGTAGTAAGCAACCTGCAAGCGTCCCCTGTTTTTGTGGCTAACATGAACGTTGGTGACTTTAGCTTTAAAGGCGATACAGTGGGTAACATTGCCATTAAGGTCAACAATCAAACTGCTAATGCCTATGCAGCCAATGTAAGTATAACAGGTAAAGGCAACCAGGTTGATTTAACCGGCATGTACTATACTGCACCCGAAGGCCGTATGGACTTGAACCTGAACATTGTAAACCTAAGCATGAAGAGCGTTGAAGGCTTCAGCTTTGGTAACATACGCCGGGCTTCGGGTAATATAACCGGTGGTTTAAAAATTACCGGAACTACCACTGCACCAAGCGTACGCGGCGATATAAAGTTCAACCAGGTTGGCTTTAATGTATCGATGCTGAACTCGTATTTCACTATGCCAAACGAGAGCATAAGCTTTACCAGCGAAGGTGTGCGCTTCAACGACTTTACCCTGGTCGACTCGACCGGAAATAAAGCTGTGGTTACCGGGGCAGTTTATACCAAGACCTATACGGATTTCCGCTTTGGTATTGATATGCGTATGGATAATTTCCGTGCGGTTAACTCTACACGTGCCGACAATAAGTTATTTTATGGACAACTTTATGTAGACAGCCGGGTGAAAATACGTGGCGACATGAACAAGCCTATTGTAGATGCCAGCCTTACCGTGAACGACAAAACGGATATGACCTTTGTGCTGCCCACAACCGATCCAAGTATTGAAGACCGGAAAGGCGTGGTTGAATTTGTATCCAAAGACCCTAACCTTGATTCAATCCTTATAGCCAAACGACTGGACTCTTTACGGAAATCGGACGTAACCGGGTTGGATTTAAATGCTACGCTGAACGTTAGTAAGAACGCCAACTTTAACATTGTGATTGATGAACGCAATGGTGATGTAGTACACATTAAAGGTGACGCTCAGCTAAGTGCCGGCATTGATCCAAGTGGTAAAATCAACCTAACCGGTACCTATACAGTTAATGAAGGTTCTTATCAGTTATCTTATGGTCCGGTTAATCGCCTGTTCCGCTTTAAACAAGGCAGTACCATTGTTTGGAACGGCGACCCCACCAATGCAACTGTTGACTTAACGGCTATTTATGTAGCCAATATTCCACCTATTGACCTGGTTGAAAACCAGTCGGCCGGAACCGATGCACAAAGCGGTATGTATAAACAAAAACTGCCATTCAATGTAAACCTGAGCCTACGCGACCAATTACTAACTCCGCGTATTGGCTTCGATATCGTTTTGCCTGATAGTAATTACACCGTTCAGCCAGATGTTATAGACGCTGTAAATGTTCGTCTTGGCCAAATACGCCGAGATCCTAATGAAATGAATAAACAAGTACTGGGTGTATTGGTATTGGGCCACTTCATTGGAGATAACCCACTGCAAAGCCAGGGTGGCAGTGCAGGTGTTGAAGGCGCCGTTCGTAACAGTGTAAGCAGCTTACTTTCAAACCAGCTGAATAAACTGGCTGGTAACATGATCGGAGGCTTCGATTTGAACTTCGACCTGCAATCCGGACAGGATTACTCAACCGGTACCGAACAAAACCGGACGGACCTGAACGTAGGGCTATCCAAACGCTTCCTGAACGACAGGCTTACTGTAACCATTGGTAACAACTTCCAATTAGAGGGTAAACAGCAACCGGGTCAGCAATCAAGCACCATTGCGGGCAACGTATCTGTTAATTACCGCCTAACTAAAGATGGCCGCTATATGCTACGTGCTTACCGCCGCGACCAATACATTGTAATACAGGGTCAGGTTATTGAAACCGGCGTTGGCTTCTCGCTCAATGTAGATTACAACCGCTTTAAAGAGATCTTCTCGAAAAACAGCCGGGAAGAAAAAGCGTTACTGCGTCAAAAGAAACGCGAAGAAAAAGAACGCAAAGAACAACAAGAAGAAAAAGAAAAACAACAACAGCCTGCTGAAGAACCAAAGCAGACTACTACCGCTACGACAAACTAA
- a CDS encoding BamA/TamA family outer membrane protein, whose translation MIKNLAYFTLTSVILLSACSTTKDLPAGQKLYTGAEINFTDKDLPKKEKSFIKSDLQGLLRPKPNGKIGPFRFKLWVYQKTRTTKTKGLKHWLNTKFGEPPVLVSAVDLVQNSSILQNRLQNRSYFQAQVAGDTVGKEKVAKAVYTVSAGPSYKYRNIIWPSGTNPLDSAIAATAGETILKKGDQYNLDAIKAERLRIDARLKEKGFYYFAPENLIFSAFDTTVAGHQIDARIKIKDDVSDRARQVYKINKIYVYPNYSLRDTALKLDSALSYRWYNIIETRRRTVRPFVFKNTVLLHPGEVYNRTDHNNSLNRFVELGPFKFVKNRFEDVTTDSAKLNVFYFLTQYPRKTLSFDALVRTTSANYNGTQLNINWRHRNAFKGAEALTVTLFGSTDGQIAANNGGYALSQVGIQTTLSWPRFISPFNFSADNAYIPRTNFSLGYSIINRSQLYNLSSFNGSFGYQWKQSVHKQHELNLLMVTYVKPASVTELYRDSIRRTPNPALKHVIDPQFTFGPTYSYTYTNTTETYRTNTVYYNGRVSLSGNVLGIVSGADTLAGNAKKLFGTNYNQYVKLENEFRFFHKLGPKSTVAARVIASAGLPYGNSTILPYSQQFFIGGANSLRGFRARSIGPGTVDPLSANPNGFIGDQSGDIKLEANVEYRPHLFSIVYGALFFDAGNIWNAKSYATLPGGTFNKKFLTQLATDAGFGLRFDASILVLRTDFGFPLTRPYKSDTANDKMVFNLAIGYPF comes from the coding sequence ATGATTAAAAATTTAGCATATTTTACTTTAACATCGGTTATACTTTTAAGCGCATGCAGTACCACCAAAGATTTGCCTGCAGGCCAAAAATTATATACCGGTGCTGAAATAAATTTTACTGATAAAGACCTGCCTAAAAAAGAAAAAAGCTTTATAAAAAGTGACCTGCAAGGTTTATTAAGACCAAAGCCTAACGGCAAGATTGGTCCGTTCAGGTTTAAACTTTGGGTTTACCAAAAAACACGTACTACCAAAACTAAAGGTTTAAAGCACTGGCTAAATACCAAGTTTGGCGAGCCACCTGTATTGGTAAGCGCTGTAGACCTGGTACAAAACAGCAGTATTTTACAAAATCGCTTGCAAAACCGCAGCTATTTTCAGGCCCAGGTAGCGGGAGATACTGTGGGTAAAGAGAAGGTTGCCAAGGCGGTTTATACCGTATCGGCAGGCCCGTCTTACAAGTACCGCAATATCATATGGCCAAGTGGTACCAACCCGTTAGATAGCGCAATTGCGGCTACTGCAGGCGAGACTATCTTAAAAAAGGGCGACCAGTATAACTTGGATGCCATTAAGGCCGAACGCTTACGAATAGATGCCCGGCTTAAGGAAAAAGGCTTTTACTACTTTGCGCCCGAAAATCTAATTTTCAGCGCGTTCGACACCACCGTAGCCGGTCATCAAATCGATGCGCGTATCAAAATTAAAGACGACGTGAGCGATCGTGCACGGCAGGTTTACAAGATCAATAAGATTTATGTGTATCCTAACTATTCGTTAAGAGACACTGCGCTTAAATTAGATTCTGCCCTATCTTATCGCTGGTATAATATTATAGAAACTCGCCGCCGAACCGTAAGGCCGTTTGTATTTAAAAACACGGTTTTACTGCACCCAGGCGAAGTTTATAACCGTACCGACCATAATAACTCACTAAACCGCTTTGTAGAATTAGGGCCGTTTAAATTCGTAAAGAACCGCTTTGAGGATGTAACCACAGATTCGGCCAAACTTAATGTGTTTTACTTTTTAACACAGTACCCACGTAAAACGCTTTCTTTTGATGCCTTGGTACGTACTACATCGGCCAATTATAATGGTACACAGCTAAATATTAACTGGCGTCACCGCAATGCCTTTAAAGGTGCCGAGGCGCTCACCGTTACTTTGTTTGGTAGCACCGATGGACAAATAGCTGCTAACAACGGTGGCTATGCTTTATCGCAGGTAGGTATTCAAACCACATTATCGTGGCCGAGGTTTATTAGTCCTTTTAATTTCAGTGCCGATAACGCTTACATTCCGCGCACTAACTTTAGCTTGGGCTATTCCATCATCAACCGTAGTCAGCTCTATAATTTAAGTTCGTTTAACGGATCATTTGGTTATCAATGGAAACAAAGCGTACACAAACAACATGAGCTTAACTTGCTGATGGTAACTTATGTAAAACCTGCAAGTGTAACCGAATTATATAGGGACAGCATTAGAAGGACACCAAACCCGGCCCTTAAGCATGTTATTGATCCGCAGTTTACTTTTGGTCCAACTTACAGTTATACTTACACCAATACTACCGAAACTTATCGTACTAATACCGTTTATTACAACGGCCGTGTGAGCTTATCGGGCAATGTACTGGGTATTGTGAGCGGTGCCGATACATTAGCCGGTAACGCAAAAAAACTATTCGGAACCAACTACAACCAGTATGTTAAGCTGGAAAATGAATTCAGATTTTTTCACAAGCTTGGCCCAAAAAGCACAGTTGCTGCGCGTGTAATTGCAAGTGCTGGTTTGCCTTACGGAAACTCCACTATATTGCCGTACAGTCAACAATTCTTTATTGGCGGTGCTAACAGCTTACGCGGTTTCAGGGCTCGTTCTATCGGTCCGGGTACAGTTGATCCTCTGTCAGCAAATCCTAACGGCTTTATAGGCGATCAGTCGGGTGATATTAAATTAGAAGCCAACGTAGAATACCGTCCTCACCTTTTCAGCATTGTTTATGGCGCGCTGTTTTTCGATGCAGGTAACATATGGAACGCCAAATCTTATGCAACGCTGCCCGGCGGCACGTTCAATAAGAAGTTTTTAACCCAACTGGCTACCGATGCTGGCTTTGGTTTGCGCTTTGATGCCAGCATACTGGTATTACGTACCGACTTTGGTTTCCCGCTGACCCGCCCTTACAAGTCTGATACTGCTAATGATAAAATGGTATTTAACTTAGCTATTGGGTATCCATTCTAA